The [Actinobacillus] rossii genome contains a region encoding:
- the aniA gene encoding nitrite reductase, copper-containing, translated as MNKMKKTTLALLLSVTTLFSYGAFANNETSKTVDNSTALSTKLPVIEAELTFAPNVPKPITRQEPARVVVKLEAIEKVMDIIDGTQFKYWTFNGATPAPFIRVREGDTVEVHLSNPANSKMEHSLDFHSAAAPEGGAIASNTKPGRTSVFAFQALQPGLYLYHCAAFPGAATHIGKGMFGLMLVEPKTGLPKADKEFYIVQNEFYTQGSFGEKGLQVFSMEKAGYELPDYVVFNGHYGALMGEDVLKAKVGDKIRFFIGNAGPNKISSFHLMGKPFDTVYVEGGSLQNHHVQTTLVPAGGAVIAEATIQVPGQYTFLDHSIFRAEKGAKGMLMVEGKENPEIYSGKIKDESYDKQNPDADVDVHFHLK; from the coding sequence ATGAATAAAATGAAAAAAACAACACTTGCACTCTTATTAAGCGTCACAACGCTATTCTCATACGGTGCTTTCGCTAATAACGAAACAAGCAAAACGGTCGATAATTCAACCGCACTTTCAACGAAATTGCCCGTTATTGAAGCTGAATTGACTTTTGCGCCGAATGTTCCCAAGCCCATTACACGCCAAGAACCCGCTCGTGTTGTGGTGAAATTGGAAGCGATTGAAAAAGTCATGGACATCATTGATGGCACACAATTTAAATATTGGACATTCAATGGCGCAACGCCCGCGCCTTTTATTCGTGTACGTGAAGGCGATACCGTAGAAGTGCATTTGTCTAATCCTGCCAATTCTAAAATGGAACACAGCCTTGATTTCCATTCCGCTGCAGCACCTGAAGGGGGCGCAATTGCAAGCAATACCAAACCGGGGCGTACTAGTGTATTTGCCTTTCAAGCCTTACAACCAGGATTATACCTTTACCACTGTGCCGCTTTCCCAGGTGCAGCAACCCATATTGGAAAGGGAATGTTTGGTTTAATGTTAGTAGAACCGAAAACCGGGTTACCAAAAGCCGATAAAGAATTTTATATCGTGCAAAATGAATTTTACACGCAAGGAAGTTTTGGCGAAAAAGGCTTGCAAGTTTTTAGTATGGAAAAAGCAGGTTACGAACTTCCTGATTATGTGGTTTTCAATGGGCATTACGGCGCGCTGATGGGAGAAGATGTCTTAAAAGCTAAGGTCGGAGATAAAATTCGCTTTTTTATTGGTAATGCAGGCCCTAACAAAATTTCATCTTTTCACTTAATGGGCAAACCATTTGATACAGTTTATGTGGAAGGCGGAAGTTTGCAAAATCATCATGTACAAACAACACTAGTGCCTGCAGGAGGCGCTGTTATTGCAGAAGCGACAATACAAGTTCCCGGGCAATATACTTTCCTTGATCACAGTATTTTCCGCGCTGAAAAAGGGGCAAAAGGCATGTTGATGGTGGAAGGGAAAGAAAACCCTGAAATTTACAGCGGCAAAATTAAAGACGAATCTTATGATAAACAAAACCCAGATGCGGATGTAGATGTGCATTTTCATTTAAAATAG
- the parE gene encoding DNA topoisomerase IV subunit B yields the protein MTANEYDSINITVLKGLEPVQVRPGMYTDTQRPNHLGQEVIDNSVDEALAGFATKIEVILHKDQSLEVIDNGRGMPVDMHPTEKMSGVEVIMTKLHAGGKFSNKNYEFAGGLHGVGISVVNALSERVDVTVKRNGQIYHIAFENGTKVEELEVTGTCGRRTTGTTVKFKPNPKYFDSDKFSVTRLRHLLRAKAVLCSGLEIKFIDHVNDTEESWLYQDGLSDYLIEAVREFTTLPETPFIGSFKGSTEAVDWALLWLPEGGDLIGESYVNLIPTIQGGTHVNGLRKGLIDAMIEFCEFQNLLPKGVKLTADDLWDRCAYVLSLKMHDAQFAGQTKERLSSRESAVFVSGVVKDAFSLWLNNNVEPAKLLADMAISSAQRRLRASKKVVRKKLTSGPALPGKLADCSQQDLERTELFLVEGDSAGGSAKQARDREYQAILPLRGKILNTWEVSSEQVLASEEVHNIAVALGIDPYSNDLSQLRYGKVCILADADSDGLHIATLLCALFLRHFPQLVKDGHVYVAMPPLYRIDLGKEVYYALDEHEKEVILERLSSKRGKPNVQRFKGLGEMNPSQLRETTMDPSTRRLVQLTYEEPIIDESEVENSDVLNNDTIELMDMLLNKKRAEDRKNWLQTKGNQADLDL from the coding sequence ATGACAGCAAATGAATATGATTCTATAAATATTACCGTGTTAAAAGGTCTCGAGCCTGTTCAAGTTCGTCCTGGGATGTATACAGATACACAACGCCCAAATCACTTAGGGCAAGAAGTTATTGATAACAGTGTGGACGAAGCATTAGCCGGGTTTGCCACGAAAATTGAAGTGATTTTACACAAAGATCAATCTCTTGAAGTTATCGACAACGGGCGCGGTATGCCTGTAGATATGCACCCAACAGAGAAAATGTCTGGGGTAGAAGTGATTATGACCAAACTTCATGCAGGCGGTAAATTTTCTAATAAAAATTATGAATTTGCTGGCGGTTTGCATGGTGTGGGGATATCTGTAGTTAATGCGCTCTCTGAACGTGTTGATGTTACAGTGAAACGTAACGGTCAGATTTATCATATTGCCTTTGAAAATGGCACCAAAGTTGAAGAATTAGAAGTAACTGGCACTTGTGGTCGTCGCACAACGGGGACAACAGTTAAATTTAAACCCAACCCTAAATATTTTGATAGCGACAAATTCTCTGTTACTCGCCTACGCCACTTGTTACGCGCGAAAGCCGTGCTTTGCTCAGGGCTAGAAATCAAATTTATCGATCACGTCAATGACACAGAAGAAAGCTGGCTCTACCAAGATGGACTTTCTGATTATTTAATTGAAGCGGTGAGAGAATTTACTACGCTACCTGAAACCCCATTTATCGGCAGTTTTAAAGGATCAACAGAAGCAGTCGATTGGGCGTTATTATGGTTGCCTGAAGGCGGGGACTTAATTGGGGAAAGCTATGTAAACTTAATTCCGACTATTCAAGGCGGAACCCATGTCAACGGCTTACGCAAAGGCTTAATTGACGCCATGATTGAATTCTGTGAATTCCAGAATTTGTTACCTAAAGGGGTAAAATTAACGGCAGATGACTTATGGGATCGTTGTGCCTACGTGTTATCACTCAAAATGCACGATGCCCAGTTTGCTGGACAAACCAAAGAACGTTTGTCATCACGTGAAAGTGCAGTTTTCGTCAGTGGCGTGGTGAAAGACGCTTTCAGTTTATGGCTTAATAATAATGTTGAGCCTGCAAAATTATTGGCGGATATGGCGATCAGTTCGGCACAACGCCGTCTGCGCGCTTCTAAAAAAGTAGTACGTAAAAAACTCACTTCGGGTCCTGCATTACCAGGAAAATTAGCCGACTGTTCACAACAAGATCTTGAACGTACAGAATTATTTCTCGTAGAAGGCGATTCCGCGGGGGGCTCAGCCAAACAAGCGCGTGACCGCGAATATCAAGCTATTTTGCCTTTGCGCGGTAAAATTCTTAATACGTGGGAAGTTTCGTCAGAGCAAGTGTTAGCTTCTGAAGAGGTGCATAACATTGCCGTTGCGCTAGGTATTGATCCTTATAGCAATGACTTAAGCCAATTGCGTTACGGAAAAGTCTGTATTCTTGCGGATGCGGATAGTGATGGATTGCATATCGCCACCCTACTTTGTGCGCTATTTTTACGCCATTTTCCACAATTGGTTAAAGACGGACACGTTTATGTGGCAATGCCACCACTCTATCGTATCGATTTAGGCAAAGAAGTTTATTACGCCTTAGATGAACACGAAAAAGAAGTCATTTTAGAACGTTTAAGTAGCAAACGTGGAAAACCAAATGTGCAACGCTTTAAAGGGTTGGGTGAAATGAACCCGAGCCAATTACGGGAAACCACAATGGATCCAAGTACTCGCCGTTTGGTTCAATTAACCTATGAAGAACCAATTATTGATGAAAGTGAGGTAGAAAATTCAGATGTTTTGAACAACGATACCATTGAATTAATGGATATGTTACTCAACAAAAAACGCGCAGAAGATCGTAAAAATTGGCTGCAAACAAAAGGCAATCAGGCAGATTTGGATTTGTAA